The following coding sequences lie in one Arabidopsis thaliana chromosome 3, partial sequence genomic window:
- the SLD1 gene encoding Fatty acid/sphingolipid desaturase (Fatty acid/sphingolipid desaturase; CONTAINS InterPro DOMAIN/s: Fatty acid desaturase, type 1 (InterPro:IPR005804), Fatty acid/sphingolipid desaturase (InterPro:IPR012171), Cytochrome b5 (InterPro:IPR001199); BEST Arabidopsis thaliana protein match is: Fatty acid/sphingolipid desaturase (TAIR:AT2G46210.1); Has 5416 Blast hits to 5306 proteins in 857 species: Archae - 2; Bacteria - 1062; Metazoa - 955; Fungi - 1609; Plants - 915; Viruses - 2; Other Eukaryotes - 871 (source: NCBI BLink).) has translation MAEETEKKYITNEDLKKHNKSGDLWIAIQGKVYNVSDWIKTHPGGDTVILNLVGQDVTDAFIAFHPGTAWHHLDHLFTGYHIRDFQVSEVSRDYRRMAAEFRKLGLFENKGHVTLYTLAFVAAMFLGVLYGVLACTSVFAHQIAAALLGLLWIQSAYIGHDSGHYVIMSNKSYNRFAQLLSGNCLTGISIAWWKWTHNAHHLACNSLDYDPDLQHIPVFAVSTKFFSSLTSRFYDRKLTFDPVARFLVSYQHFTYYPVMCFGRINLFIQTFLLLFSKREVPDRALNFAGILVFWTWFPLLVSCLPNWPERFFFVFTSFTVTALQHIQFTLNHFAADVYVGPPTGSDWFEKQAAGTIDISCRSYMDWFFGGLQFQLEHHLFPRLPRCHLRKVSPVVQELCKKHNLPYRSMSWFEANVLTINTLKTAAYQARDVANPVVKNLVWEALNTHG, from the coding sequence ATGGCGGAAGAGACGGAGAAAAAGTACATTACGAACGAAGATCttaaaaaacacaacaaatctGGAGATCTATGGATCGCGATTCAAGGCAAGGTCTACAACGTCTCCGATTGGATTAAAACTCATCCCGGAGGCGACACGGTGATTCTCAATCTCGTTGGTCAAGACGTCACCGATGCTTTCATCGCATTTCATCCCGGAACCGCTTGGCACCATCTCGACCATCTCTTCACCGGTTACCACATCAGAGATTTCCAAGTCTCCGAAGTCTCACGCGATTACCGTCGTATGGCTGCCGAGTTTCGTAAACTCGGTCTCTTCGAAAACAAAGGTCACGTTACTCTCTACACTCTAGCCTTCGTCGCCGCCATGTTCCTCGGAGTTCTCTACGGTGTTTTGGCTTGTACCTCCGTCTTCGCTCACCAAATCGCCGCCGCGCTTCTCGGTCTCCTCTGGATCCAGAGCGCTTACATAGGTCACGATTCTGGTCATTACGTTATCATGTCGAACAAATCTTATAACAGATTCGCTCAGCTTCTCTCCGGTAACTGTCTCACCGGAATCTCAATCGCGTGGTGGAAATGGACTCACAATGCTCATCATCTAGCTTGTAACAGCCTCGATTACGATCCAGATCTACAACACATCCCTGTCTTCGCCGTCTCCACCAAATTCTTCTCCTCATTGACCTCGAGATTCTACGATCGGAAACTCACGTTTGATCCAGTCGCGAGATTCTTAGTCAGCTATCAACACTTTACTTATTATCCAGTTATGTGCTTTGGAAGAATCAATCTCTTCATTCAAACGTTTCTCTTGCTCTTCTCCAAACGTGAAGTACCAGATCGTGCTTTAAACTTCGCCGGAATCTTAGTCTTCTGGACTTGGTTCCCACTCTTAGTCTCATGTCTACCAAACTGGCCTGAGAgattcttcttcgtcttcacaAGCTTCACCGTCACGGCGCTTCAACACATTCAATTCACGCTTAACCATTTCGCTGCTGATGTCTACGTTGGTCCACCCACCGGTAGCGACTGGTTCGAGAAGCAAGCGGCGGGAACAATCGATATCTCTTGTAGATCATACATGGATTGGTTCTTTGGTGGATTACAGTTTCAGCTTGAGCATCATTTGTTCCCTCGCTTACCTCGTTGCCATCTCCGGAAAGTTTCTCCGGTGGTTCAAGAGCTTTGCAAGAAGCATAATCTTCCGTATAGGAGTATGTCGTGGTTTGAAGCAAATGTGTTGACCATTAACACTTTGAAGACAGCAGCTTATCAAGCTAGAGACGTGGCTAATCCGGTGGTTAAGAACTTGGTTTGGGAAGCTTTGAATACTCATGGCTAA
- the HWS gene encoding Galactose oxidase/kelch repeat superfamily protein: MIDDRLLRMEAETSWTNYPYSYITYVPEAESYREQSDDEAKVETFSMDSLLPDDLLERILSFLPIASIFRAGTVCKRWNEIVSSRRFLCNFSNNSVSQRPWYFMFTTTDDPSGYAYDPIIRKWYSFDLPCIETSNWFVASSCGLVCFMDNDCRNKIYVSNPITKQWRTLIEPPGHKSTDYTAMSTSVNRANQAVNRANRSYSVSIVKSKQVPGNFFQWDLSIHLYSSETMTWTTLVNDVLSGWRGGNESVICNNVLYFMIYSTGGSDHRHGLIASNLSSIGSPSSGILMRSFIPMPCSLTCGRLMNLRERLVIVGGIGKHDRPEVIKGIGIWVLKGKEWVEMAKMPQRFFQGFGEFDEVFASSGTDDLVYIQSYGSPALLTFDMNLKYWRWSQKCPVTKKFPLQLFTGFCFEPRLEIAP; encoded by the exons ATGATTGATGAT AGGCTCTTGAGAATGGAAGCAGAAACGTCTTGGACCAATTATCCGTACAGCTACATTACATATGTCCCTGAAGCTGAATCATACCGTGAGCAGAGCGACGATGAAGCCAAAGTCGAAACCTTTTCAATGGATTCTCTTCTCCCTGACGATTTATTAGAACGAATCCTCTCGTTTCTACCCATTGCAAGCATCTTCAGAGCTGGTACTGTCTGCAAAAGATGGAACGAGATTGTATCTTCTCGGAGGTTCTTATGTAATTTCTCCAACAATTCGGTTTCCCAAAGGCCTTGGTACTTCATGTTCACTACCACGGATGATCCATCTGGTTATGCTTATGACCCCATTATCCGCAAATGGTACAGTTTCGATCTCCCTTGTATCGAAACATCCAATTGGTTTGTTGCTTCCTCTTGTGGATTGGTTTGCTTCATGGACAATGATTGCAGAAACAAGATTTATGTCTCAAATCCAATTACCAAACAATGGAGGACGCTTATTGAACCTCCTGGTCACAAATCGACAGATTACACGGCAATGTCTACCTCCGTAAACCGAGCGAACCAAGCAGTAAACCGCGCAAACCGGAGTTACTCAGTCTCGATAGTGAAATCGAAGCAAGTTCCAGGGAATTTCTTCCAATGGGATCTCTCTATTCATCTCTACAGCTCTGAAACAATGACTTGGACAACATTAGTAAACGATGTCTTATCCGGATGGAGAGGAGGGAACGAGAGTGTGATCTGCAACAATGTTCTTTACTTCATGATATACTCAACGGGAGGCTCAGATCATCGCCACGGCTTGATCGCTTCGAATCTATCCTCGATAGGATCACCGTCAAGCGGAATCTTGATGAGGAGTTTCATTCCAATGCCGTGTTCTTTAACCTGCGGGAGATTGATGAATCTAAGAGAGAGGCTTGTGATTGTCGGAGGAATCGGGAAACATGATCGACCAGAGGTTATAAAAGGGATAgggatttgggttttgaaagGGAAGGAATGGGTAGAGATGGCGAAAATGCCTCAAAGATTCTTCCAAGGTTTTGGTGAATTCGACGAGGTTTTCGCGAGTAGTGGCACGGATGATTTGGTTTACATTCAAAGCTATGGATCTCCCGCGCTTCTCACGTTCGACATGAATCTCAAGTATTGGAGATGGTCTCAGAAATGTCCTGTTACTAAAAAGTTCCCTCTTCAGCTCTTTACTGGGTTTTGCTTCGAACCAAGACTCGAGATTGCTCCTTAG
- the HWS gene encoding Galactose oxidase/kelch repeat superfamily protein, whose protein sequence is MLDKVLILSLFFVFCIFDLPLCMYAKANLIDKRLLRMEAETSWTNYPYSYITYVPEAESYREQSDDEAKVETFSMDSLLPDDLLERILSFLPIASIFRAGTVCKRWNEIVSSRRFLCNFSNNSVSQRPWYFMFTTTDDPSGYAYDPIIRKWYSFDLPCIETSNWFVASSCGLVCFMDNDCRNKIYVSNPITKQWRTLIEPPGHKSTDYTAMSTSVNRANQAVNRANRSYSVSIVKSKQVPGNFFQWDLSIHLYSSETMTWTTLVNDVLSGWRGGNESVICNNVLYFMIYSTGGSDHRHGLIASNLSSIGSPSSGILMRSFIPMPCSLTCGRLMNLRERLVIVGGIGKHDRPEVIKGIGIWVLKGKEWVEMAKMPQRFFQGFGEFDEVFASSGTDDLVYIQSYGSPALLTFDMNLKYWRWSQKCPVTKKFPLQLFTGFCFEPRLEIAP, encoded by the exons ATGTTAGACAAAGTCTTAATactatctctcttcttcgtcttctgcATTTTCGATTTACCATTATGCATGTATGCTAAAGCAAATCTGATTGACAAG AGGCTCTTGAGAATGGAAGCAGAAACGTCTTGGACCAATTATCCGTACAGCTACATTACATATGTCCCTGAAGCTGAATCATACCGTGAGCAGAGCGACGATGAAGCCAAAGTCGAAACCTTTTCAATGGATTCTCTTCTCCCTGACGATTTATTAGAACGAATCCTCTCGTTTCTACCCATTGCAAGCATCTTCAGAGCTGGTACTGTCTGCAAAAGATGGAACGAGATTGTATCTTCTCGGAGGTTCTTATGTAATTTCTCCAACAATTCGGTTTCCCAAAGGCCTTGGTACTTCATGTTCACTACCACGGATGATCCATCTGGTTATGCTTATGACCCCATTATCCGCAAATGGTACAGTTTCGATCTCCCTTGTATCGAAACATCCAATTGGTTTGTTGCTTCCTCTTGTGGATTGGTTTGCTTCATGGACAATGATTGCAGAAACAAGATTTATGTCTCAAATCCAATTACCAAACAATGGAGGACGCTTATTGAACCTCCTGGTCACAAATCGACAGATTACACGGCAATGTCTACCTCCGTAAACCGAGCGAACCAAGCAGTAAACCGCGCAAACCGGAGTTACTCAGTCTCGATAGTGAAATCGAAGCAAGTTCCAGGGAATTTCTTCCAATGGGATCTCTCTATTCATCTCTACAGCTCTGAAACAATGACTTGGACAACATTAGTAAACGATGTCTTATCCGGATGGAGAGGAGGGAACGAGAGTGTGATCTGCAACAATGTTCTTTACTTCATGATATACTCAACGGGAGGCTCAGATCATCGCCACGGCTTGATCGCTTCGAATCTATCCTCGATAGGATCACCGTCAAGCGGAATCTTGATGAGGAGTTTCATTCCAATGCCGTGTTCTTTAACCTGCGGGAGATTGATGAATCTAAGAGAGAGGCTTGTGATTGTCGGAGGAATCGGGAAACATGATCGACCAGAGGTTATAAAAGGGATAgggatttgggttttgaaagGGAAGGAATGGGTAGAGATGGCGAAAATGCCTCAAAGATTCTTCCAAGGTTTTGGTGAATTCGACGAGGTTTTCGCGAGTAGTGGCACGGATGATTTGGTTTACATTCAAAGCTATGGATCTCCCGCGCTTCTCACGTTCGACATGAATCTCAAGTATTGGAGATGGTCTCAGAAATGTCCTGTTACTAAAAAGTTCCCTCTTCAGCTCTTTACTGGGTTTTGCTTCGAACCAAGACTCGAGATTGCTCCTTAG
- the HWS gene encoding Galactose oxidase/kelch repeat superfamily protein (HAWAIIAN SKIRT (HWS); CONTAINS InterPro DOMAIN/s: F-box domain, cyclin-like (InterPro:IPR001810), F-box domain, Skp2-like (InterPro:IPR022364), Galactose oxidase/kelch, beta-propeller (InterPro:IPR011043), F-box associated interaction domain (InterPro:IPR017451); BEST Arabidopsis thaliana protein match is: Galactose oxidase/kelch repeat superfamily protein (TAIR:AT5G15710.1); Has 852 Blast hits to 850 proteins in 55 species: Archae - 0; Bacteria - 0; Metazoa - 0; Fungi - 0; Plants - 852; Viruses - 0; Other Eukaryotes - 0 (source: NCBI BLink).) → MEAETSWTNYPYSYITYVPEAESYREQSDDEAKVETFSMDSLLPDDLLERILSFLPIASIFRAGTVCKRWNEIVSSRRFLCNFSNNSVSQRPWYFMFTTTDDPSGYAYDPIIRKWYSFDLPCIETSNWFVASSCGLVCFMDNDCRNKIYVSNPITKQWRTLIEPPGHKSTDYTAMSTSVNRANQAVNRANRSYSVSIVKSKQVPGNFFQWDLSIHLYSSETMTWTTLVNDVLSGWRGGNESVICNNVLYFMIYSTGGSDHRHGLIASNLSSIGSPSSGILMRSFIPMPCSLTCGRLMNLRERLVIVGGIGKHDRPEVIKGIGIWVLKGKEWVEMAKMPQRFFQGFGEFDEVFASSGTDDLVYIQSYGSPALLTFDMNLKYWRWSQKCPVTKKFPLQLFTGFCFEPRLEIAP, encoded by the coding sequence ATGGAAGCAGAAACGTCTTGGACCAATTATCCGTACAGCTACATTACATATGTCCCTGAAGCTGAATCATACCGTGAGCAGAGCGACGATGAAGCCAAAGTCGAAACCTTTTCAATGGATTCTCTTCTCCCTGACGATTTATTAGAACGAATCCTCTCGTTTCTACCCATTGCAAGCATCTTCAGAGCTGGTACTGTCTGCAAAAGATGGAACGAGATTGTATCTTCTCGGAGGTTCTTATGTAATTTCTCCAACAATTCGGTTTCCCAAAGGCCTTGGTACTTCATGTTCACTACCACGGATGATCCATCTGGTTATGCTTATGACCCCATTATCCGCAAATGGTACAGTTTCGATCTCCCTTGTATCGAAACATCCAATTGGTTTGTTGCTTCCTCTTGTGGATTGGTTTGCTTCATGGACAATGATTGCAGAAACAAGATTTATGTCTCAAATCCAATTACCAAACAATGGAGGACGCTTATTGAACCTCCTGGTCACAAATCGACAGATTACACGGCAATGTCTACCTCCGTAAACCGAGCGAACCAAGCAGTAAACCGCGCAAACCGGAGTTACTCAGTCTCGATAGTGAAATCGAAGCAAGTTCCAGGGAATTTCTTCCAATGGGATCTCTCTATTCATCTCTACAGCTCTGAAACAATGACTTGGACAACATTAGTAAACGATGTCTTATCCGGATGGAGAGGAGGGAACGAGAGTGTGATCTGCAACAATGTTCTTTACTTCATGATATACTCAACGGGAGGCTCAGATCATCGCCACGGCTTGATCGCTTCGAATCTATCCTCGATAGGATCACCGTCAAGCGGAATCTTGATGAGGAGTTTCATTCCAATGCCGTGTTCTTTAACCTGCGGGAGATTGATGAATCTAAGAGAGAGGCTTGTGATTGTCGGAGGAATCGGGAAACATGATCGACCAGAGGTTATAAAAGGGATAgggatttgggttttgaaagGGAAGGAATGGGTAGAGATGGCGAAAATGCCTCAAAGATTCTTCCAAGGTTTTGGTGAATTCGACGAGGTTTTCGCGAGTAGTGGCACGGATGATTTGGTTTACATTCAAAGCTATGGATCTCCCGCGCTTCTCACGTTCGACATGAATCTCAAGTATTGGAGATGGTCTCAGAAATGTCCTGTTACTAAAAAGTTCCCTCTTCAGCTCTTTACTGGGTTTTGCTTCGAACCAAGACTCGAGATTGCTCCTTAG
- the POB1 gene encoding POZ/BTB containin G-protein 1 (POZ/BTB containin G-protein 1 (POB1); CONTAINS InterPro DOMAIN/s: BTB/POZ (InterPro:IPR013069), BTB/Kelch-associated (InterPro:IPR011705), BTB/POZ fold (InterPro:IPR011333), Kelch related (InterPro:IPR013089), BTB/POZ-like (InterPro:IPR000210); BEST Arabidopsis thaliana protein match is: BTB/POZ/Kelch-associated protein (TAIR:AT2G46260.1); Has 3475 Blast hits to 3460 proteins in 95 species: Archae - 0; Bacteria - 0; Metazoa - 3231; Fungi - 0; Plants - 131; Viruses - 11; Other Eukaryotes - 102 (source: NCBI BLink).): MRGTTENTDLFDPKTQMDPDFTRHGSSSDGDFGFAFNDSNFSDRLLRIEIMGGPSDSRSEVEGCTSIADWARHRKRRREDIKKESGVTISDIVACPEEQILTDEQPDMDGCPGGENPDDEGGEAMVEEALSGDEEETSSEPNWGMDCSTVVRVKELHISSPILAAKSPFFYKLFSNGMRESEQRHVTLRINASEEAALMELLNFMYSNAVSVTTAPALLDVLMAADKFEVASCMRYCSRLLRNMPMTPESALLYLELPSSVLMAKAVQPLTDAAKQFLAARYKDITKFHEEVMSLPLAGIEAILSSDELQIASEDAVYDFILKWARAQYPCLEERREILGSRLALSIRFPFMTCRKLKKVLTCSDFEHEIASKLVLEALFFKAEAPHRQRSLASEESASLNRRLIERAYKYRPVKVVEFELPRPQCVVYLDLKREECGGLFPSGRVYSQAFHLGGQGFFLSAHCNMDQQSSFHCFGLFLGMQEKGSVSFGVDYEFSARSKPAEDFISKYKGNYTFTGGKAVGYRNLFGVPWTSFIAEDSQYFINGILHLRAELTIKRLEED, encoded by the exons ATGAGAGGTACTACTGAGAATACGGATCTGTTCGATCCCAAAACCCAAATGGATCCTGACTTCACTCGTCATGGTTCTTCCTCCGACGGCGATTTTGGATTCGCTTTTAACGACAGTAACTTCTCTGATCGTTTGCTTCGGATCGAGATCATGGGTGGACCTTCGGATTCTCGGTCTGAAGTTGAAGGGTGTACGAGTATCGCTGATTGGGCTCGTCATcgcaagagaagaagagaagatatcAAGAAGGAATCTGGTG TCACGATTTCAGACATTGTGGCATGTCCTGAGGAGCAGATTTTAACTGATGAACAACCTGACATGGATGGATGTCCTGGTGGTGAGAATCCTGATGATGAAGGAGGAGAGGCAATGGTTGAAGAAGCTTTATCAG gTGATGAAGAGGAAACGTCTAGTGAGCCAAACTGGGGAATGGATTGTTCTACAGTTGTTAGGGTTAAAGAACTTCATATTAGTTCTCCTATTTTAGCTGCCAAAAGCCCTTTCTTTTACAAG TTGTTCTCCAATGGAATGAGGGAATCTGAGCAAAGGCATGTCACCCTTAGGATTAATGCATCAG AGGAAGCTGCTTTGATGGAGCTTTTAAACTTTATGTATAGCAATGCGGTATCTGTCACCACAGCACCTGCCTTATTAGATGTGTTGATGGCTGCTGATAAGTTTGAAGTTGCCTCTTGTATGAGGTACTGCAGTAGACTTCTCCGTAATATGCCTATGACTCCAGAGTCTGCCCTGCTCTATCTCGAGCTTCCCTCTAGTGTTCTAATGGCCAAAGCTGTTCAGCCTTTAACTGATGCTGCAAAACAGTTCCTTGCAGCCCGCTACAAGGATATTACCAA GTTTCATGAGGAGGTAATGTCTCTACCTTTGGCTGGAATTGAGGCAATTCTATCAAGCGATGAACTCCAAATTGCATCAGAGGATGCagtttatgattttatcttGAAGTGGGCAAGGGCGCAATACCCTTGTTTGGAAGAGCGAAGAGAGATTCTCGGGTCACGCCTTGCACTCTCCATCCGCTTCCCATTCATGACATGCCGAAAGCTGAAGAAAGTGCTGACTTGCAGTGACTTTGAGCATGAAATAGCATCAAAGCTTGTTCTAGAAGCTCTTTTCTTCAAAGCAGAAGCCCCACACAGACAACGTAGCCTAGCCTCCGAAGAATCTGCATCCCTGAACCGCCGCCTGATAGAGAGGGCTTACAAATACAGACCCGTCAAAGTGGTCGAGTTTGAGCTTCCTAGACCGCAGTGTGTAGTCTACCTAGActtgaaaagagaagaatgtgGGGGACTGTTCCCGTCGGGTAGAGTGTATTCGCAGGCCTTTCACTTGGGAGGTCAAGGGTTTTTCCTGTCAGCTCACTGCAACATGGACCAACAGAGCTCGTTCCACTGTTTCGGGCTGTTCCTAGGGATGCAGGAGAAAGGGTCGGTGAGTTTCGGAGTGGACTATGAATTCTCGGCAAGGTCAAAGCCCGCAGAGGATTTCATAAGCAAATACAAAGGGAACTACACATTCACAGGAGGGAAAGCAGTAGGTTACAGAAACCTGTTTGGGGTCCCATGGACGTCTTTTATAGCGGAAGATAGTCAATACTTCATCAATGGCATTCTCCATCTCAGAGCAGAGCTTACCATCAAAAG gCTTGAAGAAGACTAA
- the POB1 gene encoding POZ/BTB containin G-protein 1 (POZ/BTB containin G-protein 1 (POB1); CONTAINS InterPro DOMAIN/s: BTB/POZ (InterPro:IPR013069), BTB/Kelch-associated (InterPro:IPR011705), BTB/POZ fold (InterPro:IPR011333), Kelch related (InterPro:IPR013089), BTB/POZ-like (InterPro:IPR000210); BEST Arabidopsis thaliana protein match is: BTB/POZ/Kelch-associated protein (TAIR:AT2G46260.1); Has 3471 Blast hits to 3456 proteins in 95 species: Archae - 0; Bacteria - 0; Metazoa - 3227; Fungi - 0; Plants - 131; Viruses - 11; Other Eukaryotes - 102 (source: NCBI BLink).), with amino-acid sequence MRGTTENTDLFDPKTQMDPDFTRHGSSSDGDFGFAFNDSNFSDRLLRIEIMGGPSDSRSEVEGCTSIADWARHRKRRREDIKKESGVTISDIVACPEEQILTDEQPDMDGCPGGENPDDEGGEAMVEEALSGDEEETSSEPNWGMDCSTVVRVKELHISSPILAAKSPFFYKLFSNGMRESEQRHVTLRINASEEAALMELLNFMYSNAVSVTTAPALLDVLMAADKFEVASCMRYCSRLLRNMPMTPESALLYLELPSSVLMAKAVQPLTDAAKQFLAARYKDITKFHEEVMSLPLAGIEAILSSDELQIASEDAVYDFILKWARAQYPCLEERREILGSRLALSIRFPFMTCRKLKKVLTCSDFEHEIASKLVLEALFFKAEAPHRQRSLASEESASLNRRLIERAYKYRPVKVVEFELPRPQCVVYLDLKREECGGLFPSGRVYSQAFHLGGQGFFLSAHCNMDQQSSFHCFGLFLGMQEKGSVSFGVDYEFSARSKPAEDFISKYKGNYTFTGGKAVGYRNLFGVPWTSFIAEDSQYFINGILHLRAELTIKRSTDP; translated from the exons ATGAGAGGTACTACTGAGAATACGGATCTGTTCGATCCCAAAACCCAAATGGATCCTGACTTCACTCGTCATGGTTCTTCCTCCGACGGCGATTTTGGATTCGCTTTTAACGACAGTAACTTCTCTGATCGTTTGCTTCGGATCGAGATCATGGGTGGACCTTCGGATTCTCGGTCTGAAGTTGAAGGGTGTACGAGTATCGCTGATTGGGCTCGTCATcgcaagagaagaagagaagatatcAAGAAGGAATCTGGTG TCACGATTTCAGACATTGTGGCATGTCCTGAGGAGCAGATTTTAACTGATGAACAACCTGACATGGATGGATGTCCTGGTGGTGAGAATCCTGATGATGAAGGAGGAGAGGCAATGGTTGAAGAAGCTTTATCAG gTGATGAAGAGGAAACGTCTAGTGAGCCAAACTGGGGAATGGATTGTTCTACAGTTGTTAGGGTTAAAGAACTTCATATTAGTTCTCCTATTTTAGCTGCCAAAAGCCCTTTCTTTTACAAG TTGTTCTCCAATGGAATGAGGGAATCTGAGCAAAGGCATGTCACCCTTAGGATTAATGCATCAG AGGAAGCTGCTTTGATGGAGCTTTTAAACTTTATGTATAGCAATGCGGTATCTGTCACCACAGCACCTGCCTTATTAGATGTGTTGATGGCTGCTGATAAGTTTGAAGTTGCCTCTTGTATGAGGTACTGCAGTAGACTTCTCCGTAATATGCCTATGACTCCAGAGTCTGCCCTGCTCTATCTCGAGCTTCCCTCTAGTGTTCTAATGGCCAAAGCTGTTCAGCCTTTAACTGATGCTGCAAAACAGTTCCTTGCAGCCCGCTACAAGGATATTACCAA GTTTCATGAGGAGGTAATGTCTCTACCTTTGGCTGGAATTGAGGCAATTCTATCAAGCGATGAACTCCAAATTGCATCAGAGGATGCagtttatgattttatcttGAAGTGGGCAAGGGCGCAATACCCTTGTTTGGAAGAGCGAAGAGAGATTCTCGGGTCACGCCTTGCACTCTCCATCCGCTTCCCATTCATGACATGCCGAAAGCTGAAGAAAGTGCTGACTTGCAGTGACTTTGAGCATGAAATAGCATCAAAGCTTGTTCTAGAAGCTCTTTTCTTCAAAGCAGAAGCCCCACACAGACAACGTAGCCTAGCCTCCGAAGAATCTGCATCCCTGAACCGCCGCCTGATAGAGAGGGCTTACAAATACAGACCCGTCAAAGTGGTCGAGTTTGAGCTTCCTAGACCGCAGTGTGTAGTCTACCTAGActtgaaaagagaagaatgtgGGGGACTGTTCCCGTCGGGTAGAGTGTATTCGCAGGCCTTTCACTTGGGAGGTCAAGGGTTTTTCCTGTCAGCTCACTGCAACATGGACCAACAGAGCTCGTTCCACTGTTTCGGGCTGTTCCTAGGGATGCAGGAGAAAGGGTCGGTGAGTTTCGGAGTGGACTATGAATTCTCGGCAAGGTCAAAGCCCGCAGAGGATTTCATAAGCAAATACAAAGGGAACTACACATTCACAGGAGGGAAAGCAGTAGGTTACAGAAACCTGTTTGGGGTCCCATGGACGTCTTTTATAGCGGAAGATAGTCAATACTTCATCAATGGCATTCTCCATCTCAGAGCAGAGCTTACCATCAAAAGGTCTACAGATCCTTAG